A portion of the Parambassis ranga chromosome 22, fParRan2.1, whole genome shotgun sequence genome contains these proteins:
- the LOC114427218 gene encoding akirin-2-like → MACGATLKRTMDFDPLMSPTSPKRRRCIPVSPSSSSPRKYLSMEPSPFGESSSRLSAEQILNSIKQEYKRIQKRKHLDVGYQQSECCYSPESPSQSSTMNVSTMPGTSSGAVSPTRKEQPLFTLRQVGMICERLLKEREEKVREEYEETMTSKLAEQYDTFVKFTHDQLMRRFGEQPASYVS, encoded by the exons ATGGCGTGTGGAGCCACCCTGAAGAGGACCATGGATTTCGACCCGCTGATGAGTCCTACGTCCCCCAAACGGCGAAGATGCATCCCCGTGTCCCCGTCGTCCTCATCCCCTAGAAAGTACCTTAGCATGGAGCCTTCGCCATTTGGGGAATCGTCGTCAAGACTTAGCGCAG AACAAATCCTCAACAGCATCAAACAGGAGTACAAACGCATTCAAAAGAGGAAACATCTAGATGTAGGCTACCAACAGTCAGAGTGCTGCTATTCTCCAGAATCCCCATCCCAGTCGTCCACTATGAATGTTTCCACCATGCCAG GAACATCCTCAGGAGCTGTCTCCCCAACTAGAAAAGAACAGCCATTATTTACCCTCAGACAAGTGGGAATGATCTGTGAACGACTGCTGAAGGAAAGGGAAGAGAAGGTGCGGGAGGAATATGAGGAGACCATGACTTCAAAACTGGCTG AACAATATGACACTTTTGTGAAGTTCACACACGATCAGTTAATGCGACGATTTGGAGAGCAACCTGCAAGCT ATGTTTCCTGA
- the orc3 gene encoding origin recognition complex subunit 3: protein MSTSSVSKGCFVFKPGAKKKKTVSLESYFTHGCEDAENSEVRFKLCQDLWDKIKTDTEILQDELNRKILDSLLDFTRKCSSTRKHSDWASQMRASEIPTAALVLGVNVPDHDMTFQSLSDLLQQSVTPHVASVQAKECGVLKHLMKKVLERLMGTVVAVDDEDEEETEQTDAYIHKSVHCSLGTLCDWYIAKTKKSSSGTPGKKRSSPVRDEQQQQQPPVVIIFKDLEAFNPRVLQDFILICSRYIERLPLMFIFGIATSPSTIQHMLPHSVSSLLCIELFQSLSCTQHLATVIDKLILTPKFPFKLNDKVMQVLISIFLYHDFSVRNFIKGLQLALLEHFHSQPLSVLCCRKQEALLHVTQLGHHNLERIRQLPSFKRYVEQQEAQEQVNLMTDDTHLKEVCQRLIKDLRKYHKNFYPILRCLHALTSSLPRYPLGKQIRELYLICLEKNVWENEDYQSAMKLLRMLAKDELIALLQKCAEILQPVKSKKMKNAFSQLEELLAKFKQLDAVAETASSVDDIITSPVKNLKKTDLFQLQKTLLELNESRRSKKLSPYEILRNEVLDFIDALVKSHLSSPEAQTLHEVCYYSLSATVRRHLNATPRTSIQAALSSPYYYLRNDSLKTEDGTVSNAAPDICIAYKLHLECGRLINLCDWLEAFSTVVSAAEGHDPESEHFGKVDEVKHARFIRAVSEIEFLGFIKSTKQKTDHVARLTWGGC from the exons ATGTCTACTTCATCTGTGTCAAAG ggctgttttgtttttaagcctggagctaagaagaagaagactgtcAGTCTGG AGAGTTATTTCACGCATGGCTGTGAGGATGCTGAAAACAGTGAAGTACGATTTAAACTCTGTCAGGATTTATGGGACAAAatcaaaacagacacagag ATTTTACAGGATGAACTTAACAGGAAAATACTGGACAGCTTGCTGGACTTCACCAGGAAGTGCTCTTCCACTCGTAAACACAGTGACTGGGCATCACAAATGAGGGCCAGTGAAATTCCCACAGCTGCACTTGTGCTCG GTGTGAATGTGCCGGATCATGACATGACCTTCCAaagtctgtctgacctgcttcaGCAGTCTGTCACTCCTCACGTGGCCTCCGTGCAGGCCAAAGAGTGCGGAG TGTTGAAGCATTTAATGAAGAAGGTCCTGGAGAGGTTGATGGGCACAGTTGTGGCCGTGGATGACGAGGATGAGGAAGAGACCGAGCAGACCGACGCTTACATCCACAAGAGCGTGCATTGCTCTCTCGGTACACTGTGTGATTGGTACATCGCAAAAACTAAG aAATCCAGCAGTGGAACTCCTGGAAAGAAGCGCAGCTCTCCAGTGAGagacgagcagcagcagcagcagcctcccgttgtcattatttttaaagATTTGGAGGCATTTAACCCAAGAGTTCTTCAGGACTTCATACTCATCTGCAG TCGGTACATTGAACGTCTTCCTCTGATGTTCATCTTTGGGATTGCCACGTCACCGAGCACTATCCAGCACATGTTGCCACACTCCGTGTCCTCCCTGCTGTGCATAGAGCTCTTCCAGTCACTCTCCTGCACACAGCACTTGGCCACAGTCATTGACAAG ttgATCCTGACACCAAAGTTCCCTTTTAAGCTCAATGACAAAGTGATGCAGGTGCTGATCAGCATCTTTCTCTACCATGATTTCTCAGTGAGAAATTTCATCAAGGGACTACAG CTGGCCCTCCTGGAGCACTTCCACTCTCAGCCTCTCAGTGTACTGTGCTGCAGAAAGCAGGAGGCGCTGCTTCACGTGACACAGCTAGGCCACCATAACTTGGAGAGGATCAGGCAGCTGCCGTCATTCAAGAG GTATGTCGAGCAGCAGGAAGCGCAGGAACAGGTCAATCTGATGACAGATGACACTCATTTGAAG GAGGTGTGTCAGAGGCTAATAAAGGATCTTCGCAAATACCACAAGAACTTTTATCCCATTCTGAGATGTCTCCATGCTCTGACCTCATCATTACCTCGATATCCCCTTGGAAAACAG ATCAGGGAGCTATATTTAATATGTCTGGAGAAGAACGTATGGGAAAATGAAGATTACCAGTCAGCGATGAAGCTTCTAAG GATGCTGGCAAAAGATGAGCTGATTGCTTTGCTGCAGAAGTGTGCAGAAATTCTGCAGCCTGTCAAGTCCAAGAAGATGAAGAATGCTTTTAGTCAGCTGGAAGAGCTGCTGGCAAAATTCAAGCAGCTGGATG CTGTCGCTGAAACAGCCTCAAGTGTGGATGACATAATCACCTCTCCAGTGAAAAATCTTAAGAAAACAGATCTGTTCCAGCTGCAGAAG ACTCTGCTGGAGTTGAATGAGTCCCGCAGATCCAAGAAGCTGAGTCCTTATGAGATCCTGAGGAATGAAGTGCTAGACTTCATCGACGCTTTAGTAAA GAGTCACCTGTCTTCACCGGAGGCTCAGACTCTGCATGAGGTCTGCTACTACAGTTTGTCTGCCACTGTGAGACGCCATCTCAATGCAACACCTCGCACCTCTATTCAGGCTGCGCTCAGCAGTCCCTACTATTACCTCCGG aatgaCAGCCTGAAGACTGAGGATGGGACCGTCTCTAATGCTGCTCCTGATATCTGCATCGCCTACAAGCTCCACCTGGAGTGCGGCAGGCTGATCAACCTCTGTGACTGGCTAGAA gctTTCTCCACAGTGGTTTCTGCAGCTGAGGGACATGATCCAGAATCTGAACATTTTGGAAAAGTGGATGAGGTGAAGCA TGCTCGTTTCATCCGTGCTGTGTCAGAAATCGAATTTCTCGGCTTCATCAAGTCCACCAAGCAGAAGACCGACCACGTGGCTCGACTCACCTGGGGAGGCTGCTGA